A single genomic interval of Rhodanobacteraceae bacterium harbors:
- a CDS encoding alpha-E domain-containing protein: protein MLARTAESLYWLARYVERADYVARLLQGAGHMSAVRVDAERSSEWESALVASGCHHDYFASRDTANAEGVIAYLAFDQNNPSSIVSCIGTARRNARTVRTALTADMWDAVNSTWLELREFDFAAMDDDRLTAFLDWVKARAGLFNGVYASTMLRADGFHFARLGQFIERADNTARLLDVKYHVKLPSAEDVGGVVDYYQWLAILRVLAARRAYRVLFKTSVAPIHVAELLILRPEFPRSLVFCYEQITNQLDQIQGHDPKRSAEGKRLAHSMYAQLRFGRIDHIFKSGLHEYLTDVIVRNDELTREIAQGYFF, encoded by the coding sequence ATGCTCGCCCGAACTGCCGAAAGTCTGTACTGGCTGGCCCGCTACGTGGAGCGCGCCGATTACGTCGCGCGCCTGCTGCAGGGGGCGGGGCACATGAGCGCCGTGCGGGTGGATGCCGAGCGCAGCAGCGAGTGGGAATCGGCGCTGGTGGCCTCGGGCTGCCATCACGACTACTTCGCCAGCCGTGACACCGCCAATGCCGAGGGCGTGATCGCCTATCTGGCCTTCGACCAGAACAATCCCTCGTCCATCGTCAGCTGCATCGGCACCGCCCGGCGCAATGCGCGCACGGTGCGCACGGCGCTGACCGCCGACATGTGGGATGCGGTCAACAGCACCTGGCTGGAGCTGCGCGAGTTCGACTTCGCGGCCATGGACGATGATCGGCTGACCGCCTTTCTGGACTGGGTCAAGGCCCGCGCCGGGCTGTTCAACGGCGTCTACGCCAGCACCATGCTGCGCGCCGACGGCTTCCATTTTGCCCGGCTCGGACAGTTCATCGAACGCGCCGACAACACCGCGCGCCTGCTCGACGTCAAATACCACGTCAAGCTGCCCAGCGCCGAGGATGTCGGCGGCGTGGTCGATTACTACCAATGGCTGGCGATCCTGCGCGTGCTCGCGGCGCGGCGGGCCTACCGGGTGCTGTTCAAGACCTCGGTGGCACCCATCCACGTGGCCGAGTTGCTGATCCTGCGCCCCGAATTCCCGCGCTCGCTGGTGTTCTGCTACGAGCAGATCACCAACCAGCTCGACCAGATCCAGGGGCACGATCCCAAGCGCAGTGCTGAGGGCAAGCGACTGGCCCATTCCATGTATGCGCAGCTGCGCTTCGGCCGCATCGACCATATCTTCAAGAGTGGTCTGCACGAATACCTGACCGATGTGATCGTGCGCAATGACGAGCTGACGCGCGAGATCGCCCAAGGCTATTTCTTCTGA
- a CDS encoding MFS transporter, translating to MFAALRQLPRTVWLIGLLSLLNDSASEMLYPLIPLYLASVLMAGPRALGIIEGIAEATASLLKLFSGVIVDRTRRSKPWIVFGYGLAGLGRPLIAFASSWPWLLLIRFTDRVGKGLRSSPRDALLAASAGPERRGLAFGLHRAMDNAGAVVGPLLAFALLGAGVELKQVFLWSIVPALLCVALALAIREPPSLPRTSPPRPFDWRMRDLPPVYKRYLVVVGLFTLGNSSNMFLLLRAHELGVPQAQIPLLWAAVSVVAMLFSTPLSALSDRYGRVRLLVGGYLAYACFYFVLGGLGQGGLLLYGLFAFYGLFLAATEGVEKALVADLAPEERRGTAFGWFNLIAGITLLPASVVFGGLYQGASPLLAFAFSGSCAVLAALLLMFWVRVPARSA from the coding sequence ATGTTTGCAGCCCTGCGGCAGCTTCCACGCACGGTCTGGCTGATCGGCCTGCTGAGCCTGCTCAACGACAGCGCCAGCGAGATGCTGTATCCGCTGATCCCCTTGTATCTGGCCTCTGTGCTGATGGCCGGGCCGCGCGCGCTCGGCATCATCGAAGGTATTGCCGAAGCCACCGCCAGTCTGCTCAAGCTGTTTTCCGGTGTCATCGTCGATCGCACCCGGCGCAGCAAGCCATGGATCGTGTTCGGCTACGGGCTGGCCGGGCTGGGCCGGCCGCTGATCGCCTTCGCCAGTTCCTGGCCCTGGCTGTTGCTGATCCGCTTTACCGATCGTGTGGGCAAGGGCCTGCGCTCGTCGCCGCGCGATGCCTTGCTCGCCGCCAGTGCCGGGCCCGAGCGACGCGGACTGGCCTTCGGTCTGCATCGGGCGATGGACAACGCCGGCGCCGTGGTCGGGCCGCTGCTGGCTTTTGCGCTGCTCGGGGCCGGCGTGGAGTTGAAGCAGGTCTTCCTGTGGTCGATCGTGCCCGCGCTGTTGTGCGTGGCCCTGGCGCTGGCCATCCGTGAGCCGCCGTCGCTGCCGCGAACGTCACCGCCAAGGCCGTTCGACTGGCGCATGCGCGATCTGCCGCCGGTCTACAAGCGCTATCTGGTAGTCGTTGGCCTGTTCACGCTGGGCAATTCCTCGAACATGTTCCTGTTGCTGCGCGCCCATGAACTGGGGGTGCCGCAAGCGCAGATTCCGCTGCTGTGGGCGGCGGTGTCGGTCGTGGCCATGCTGTTCTCGACACCGCTCTCGGCCTTGTCCGATCGCTACGGCCGGGTGCGTTTGCTGGTCGGCGGCTATCTGGCTTATGCCTGTTTCTATTTCGTGCTCGGCGGCCTGGGTCAGGGTGGTCTGCTGCTCTATGGCTTGTTCGCGTTCTATGGTCTGTTTCTGGCCGCGACCGAGGGCGTGGAAAAGGCCTTGGTGGCCGATCTGGCCCCGGAAGAGCGCCGCGGCACCGCCTTTGGCTGGTTCAATCTCATCGCCGGCATCACGCTGCTGCCGGCGTCGGTGGTCTTTGGTGGCCTGTATCAGGGCGCTTCGCCACTGCTGGCATTTGCCTTTTCCGGGAGCTGTGCGGTTCTCGCCGCGCTGCTGCTGATGTTCTGGGTGCGGGTGCCAGCGCGTAGCGCCTGA
- a CDS encoding GlsB/YeaQ/YmgE family stress response membrane protein, whose amino-acid sequence MTVTSLLIFLLIGAVAGWLAGQLMRGRGLGLVGNIVIGIIGAYVGGWLLGGVLGLAIGGGIIGAIINATIGAVVVLAIIGVIKRA is encoded by the coding sequence ATGACCGTCACATCCTTGTTGATCTTCCTGTTGATCGGCGCCGTCGCCGGCTGGCTGGCCGGACAACTGATGCGCGGCCGCGGCCTCGGCCTGGTCGGCAATATCGTCATCGGCATCATCGGCGCCTATGTCGGCGGCTGGTTGCTCGGCGGCGTGCTGGGACTGGCGATCGGCGGCGGCATCATCGGCGCCATCATCAACGCCACCATCGGCGCCGTCGTGGTACTGGCGATCATCGGGGTCATCAAGCGAGCCTAG
- the ilvA gene encoding threonine ammonia-lyase, biosynthetic, with amino-acid sequence MDPIPDYLRAVLTSRVYEVAIESPLTEAQRLSRRLGHRVLLKREDLQPVFSFKLRGAYNKMASLSADERAAGVLAVSAGNHAQGVALAARELGCRATIVMPSTTPSIKVDAVAAYGAEIILEGDGYDAAAAVGKRLATERGLTFVHPYDDPAVIAGQGTVAMELLRQHSGPIDAVFIPVGGGGLAAGMAAYIKALRPEIKVIGVEPVDAACLDAALKAGEAVTLDQVGLFVDGVAVKRIGDHTFRVLREHIDAMVLVNTDEICAAIKDVFDDTRVMLEPAGALALAGLKRYAETLKQPGATLCAVASGANVNFDRLRHVAERAEIGESHEAVFGVGIPEEPGSFLRFCRALGPRSVTEFNYRFTPAAAAQIYVGISLRRGTAERREIATQLAAEGYAVSDYTDNELAKLHVRHMVGGRAEINGRERVYRFEFPERPGALLRFLEQMGTRWNITLFHYRSHGAAYGRVFAGIEVADAEDASALRASLDALGFDCVDETENPVVRQFLRA; translated from the coding sequence ATGGATCCGATACCCGATTATCTGCGCGCCGTGCTCACCTCTCGCGTCTATGAGGTGGCGATCGAATCACCGCTGACCGAAGCCCAGCGGCTGTCGCGGCGACTGGGGCACCGCGTGCTGCTCAAGCGCGAAGATCTGCAGCCGGTGTTTTCCTTCAAGCTGCGCGGCGCCTACAACAAGATGGCCAGCCTCAGCGCCGACGAACGCGCCGCCGGGGTGCTGGCGGTGTCGGCAGGCAATCATGCCCAGGGTGTCGCTCTGGCGGCGCGCGAACTCGGCTGCCGCGCCACCATCGTGATGCCCAGCACCACACCCTCGATCAAGGTCGACGCGGTGGCCGCCTATGGCGCCGAGATCATTCTCGAAGGCGATGGCTACGACGCCGCGGCCGCGGTCGGCAAGCGCCTGGCGACCGAGCGCGGCCTGACTTTCGTCCATCCCTACGATGATCCGGCGGTGATCGCCGGTCAGGGCACGGTGGCGATGGAGCTGTTGCGGCAGCATTCCGGGCCGATCGACGCAGTCTTCATTCCGGTCGGTGGTGGCGGATTGGCGGCCGGCATGGCCGCCTACATCAAGGCGCTACGCCCCGAGATCAAGGTCATCGGCGTCGAGCCGGTCGATGCCGCCTGTCTGGATGCCGCACTCAAGGCCGGCGAGGCGGTGACCCTGGATCAGGTCGGGCTGTTCGTCGACGGCGTGGCGGTCAAGCGCATCGGCGACCACACCTTCCGGGTGCTGCGCGAGCACATCGACGCCATGGTACTGGTCAACACCGACGAGATCTGCGCAGCCATCAAGGACGTCTTCGATGACACCCGGGTGATGCTCGAACCAGCCGGCGCGCTGGCGCTGGCTGGCCTCAAACGCTACGCCGAAACGCTGAAGCAGCCCGGCGCCACGCTGTGCGCCGTGGCCAGCGGCGCCAACGTCAATTTCGACCGGCTGCGGCATGTGGCCGAACGTGCCGAGATCGGCGAATCGCACGAAGCCGTGTTCGGCGTCGGCATTCCCGAAGAACCCGGCAGCTTCCTGCGCTTCTGCCGGGCACTCGGCCCGCGCAGCGTCACCGAGTTCAACTACCGCTTCACGCCCGCAGCGGCGGCGCAGATCTATGTGGGCATCAGCCTGCGCCGCGGCACCGCCGAGCGCCGCGAGATCGCCACCCAGCTGGCGGCCGAAGGCTATGCCGTCAGCGACTACACCGACAACGAGCTGGCCAAGCTGCATGTGCGCCATATGGTCGGCGGTCGCGCCGAGATCAATGGCCGCGAACGCGTCTATCGCTTCGAATTCCCGGAGCGCCCCGGCGCCCTGCTGCGCTTCCTCGAACAGATGGGCACGCGCTGGAACATCACGCTGTTTCACTATCGCAGCCACGGCGCCGCATACGGCCGGGTCTTCGCTGGCATCGAGGTTGCCGACGCCGAGGATGCCAGCGCCCTGCGCGCCAGCCTGGACGCCCTGGGCTTCGACTGCGTCGACGAGACCGAGAACCCGGTGGTGCGGCAGTTTCTGCGAGCCTGA
- a CDS encoding proteasome-type protease: protein MTYCVGLLLDEGLVMLADTRTNAGMDNISVFAKLHVFHVPGERMISIMTAGNLAISQAVVNLIQDGLADPETGAIQTIYNVPTMFRAAALIGEAVRWVHKNHADAMRKQDVGFDVSILLGGQIAGRTLRLFNVYAAGNFIEATRDTPFLQIGEHKYGKPILDRAVNSTTTLTDGVKLALISMDSTLRSNLSVGLPLDLLVYKRDELVAPVQRRICENDDYFLMIRERWSSALREAHRNIPAPDWALD from the coding sequence ATGACTTATTGCGTTGGCCTGCTGCTGGACGAGGGCCTGGTGATGCTGGCCGATACCCGCACCAATGCCGGGATGGACAACATCTCGGTGTTCGCCAAGCTGCACGTCTTCCATGTGCCGGGCGAGCGCATGATCTCGATCATGACCGCCGGCAATCTGGCGATCTCGCAGGCGGTGGTGAACCTGATTCAGGATGGTCTGGCCGATCCCGAGACCGGCGCCATCCAGACCATCTACAACGTGCCAACCATGTTCAGGGCCGCGGCCCTGATCGGCGAAGCGGTACGCTGGGTGCACAAGAACCACGCCGATGCCATGCGCAAGCAGGATGTGGGCTTCGACGTCTCGATACTGCTCGGTGGACAGATCGCCGGACGCACGCTGCGCCTGTTCAACGTCTATGCCGCCGGCAATTTCATCGAAGCCACCCGGGACACGCCCTTCCTGCAGATCGGCGAGCACAAATACGGCAAGCCCATCCTCGATCGCGCCGTGAACAGCACCACCACACTGACCGACGGAGTGAAACTGGCGCTGATCTCGATGGACTCCACGCTCCGATCCAATCTGAGCGTGGGTCTGCCGCTGGACCTGCTGGTCTACAAGCGCGACGAACTGGTCGCGCCAGTGCAGCGTCGGATCTGCGAGAACGACGATTACTTCCTGATGATCCGCGAGCGCTGGTCTTCAGCGCTGCGCGAAGCCCATCGAAACATCCCGGCCCCGGATTGGGCGCTGGATTGA
- the pepQ gene encoding Xaa-Pro dipeptidase, giving the protein MGLQQLYADHLREQMRRADVALERAGFDHLLIPSGTERYGFLDDQTYPFRPNPHFLSWLPLTQHPACWIAYTPGKRPLLAYYQPEDYWHVPPAAPSGFWVEHFDLQVIRSPEDAAQFLPAATRAAIIGEDNAAIDGYVPNNPEAALAYLHYHRARKTPYELAQLRAASLRGARGHLAAEAAFRDGASEHEIHLAFCAAAGHTDHGLPYANIVALNEHGAILHYHHTPAPRPDESRSFLIDAGGSEAGYGSDITRSYARDPGLFADLIGQMDELQQGLVTEVRAGLDYRELHLQCHYRLGGILQRSGIVNMSAEAQVERGVTSVFFPHGLGHFLGLQVHDVGGFQRDDRGGDIPKPAGHPYLRLTRTLEPGHVVTIEPGLYFIPMLLARLRDSADAANVDWSLIDRLLPFGGIRIEDDVHVTEGEPENLSRDAFRTLAA; this is encoded by the coding sequence ATGGGTTTGCAGCAGCTGTATGCGGACCACCTGCGCGAACAGATGCGCCGGGCGGATGTGGCATTGGAGCGCGCCGGCTTCGATCATCTGTTGATCCCCAGTGGCACTGAGCGCTATGGCTTTCTGGATGACCAGACCTATCCCTTCCGGCCAAATCCGCATTTTCTGTCCTGGCTGCCGCTGACCCAGCATCCCGCCTGCTGGATTGCCTACACGCCGGGAAAGCGACCGCTGCTGGCCTACTACCAACCCGAGGACTACTGGCACGTGCCGCCGGCGGCGCCGTCCGGATTCTGGGTGGAGCATTTCGATCTGCAGGTGATCCGCTCACCGGAAGATGCGGCGCAATTTCTGCCGGCGGCCACACGGGCAGCCATCATCGGCGAGGACAATGCCGCCATCGACGGCTATGTGCCCAACAATCCCGAGGCAGCGCTGGCCTATCTGCACTATCACCGAGCCCGCAAGACGCCCTACGAACTGGCGCAGCTGCGCGCCGCCAGCCTGCGTGGTGCGCGCGGCCATCTGGCCGCCGAGGCGGCCTTTCGCGATGGCGCTTCCGAACATGAAATTCATCTGGCCTTCTGCGCCGCCGCCGGACACACCGACCACGGCTTGCCCTATGCCAACATCGTGGCTCTCAACGAGCACGGCGCCATCCTGCACTACCACCACACGCCAGCGCCGCGTCCGGACGAATCGCGCAGCTTCCTGATCGATGCCGGCGGCAGCGAGGCCGGCTATGGCAGTGACATCACCCGCAGCTACGCCCGCGATCCGGGGCTGTTTGCTGATCTGATCGGACAGATGGATGAGTTGCAGCAGGGTCTGGTGACCGAAGTCCGCGCCGGCCTCGACTATCGCGAGCTGCATCTGCAATGTCACTATAGGTTGGGCGGGATCCTGCAGCGCAGCGGCATCGTCAACATGAGTGCGGAGGCGCAGGTCGAGCGCGGCGTCACCAGCGTGTTCTTCCCGCATGGTCTGGGACACTTCCTGGGGCTGCAGGTGCATGACGTCGGCGGATTCCAGCGCGACGATCGCGGCGGCGACATCCCCAAGCCCGCCGGGCATCCGTATCTGCGCCTCACGCGCACGCTGGAGCCCGGGCATGTGGTGACGATCGAGCCCGGCCTCTATTTCATCCCGATGCTGCTGGCCAGATTGCGTGATTCGGCCGATGCCGCCAACGTCGACTGGTCGCTGATTGATCGGTTGCTGCCCTTTGGCGGCATCCGCATCGAAGACGATGTCCACGTCACCGAGGGCGAACCGGAGAATCTCAGCCGCGACGCCTTCCGGACCTTGGCGGCCTGA
- a CDS encoding cyclic nucleotide-binding domain-containing protein translates to MSIDASQLKHLYPLDSLRPEHLDVIANEAESDEYGKGHVLFKAGDQDEITHYLLGGVVAGDYPDGKRKDIVADSLQGRYPIGDLMPRRFTASVQSLTATLVSLDRRFLEKVITFDQLTRSADFKLLDKHPDGNRWIFRLLQNNAMRRVPAGNLERLFSRFEELSVSENQTIIREGDDGDYFYVIKDGAASVLQSGDGDPAVVAYLVRGDSFGEDALLSNSVRNASVTMMKPGKLMRLKKSDFSELLKQPTVEWLTPGKASILVRQGAGVVDVRLPEEFSERAIKGAINMPLYRLREYAVDLDRGRSYLCYCNTGERSAAAAFILTKLGFEAYALAGGLSGMVKQMDKK, encoded by the coding sequence ATGTCTATCGACGCCAGTCAGCTCAAGCATCTCTACCCGCTGGATTCGCTGCGTCCGGAGCATCTGGACGTGATTGCCAACGAGGCGGAATCGGATGAGTACGGCAAGGGCCATGTGCTGTTCAAGGCCGGTGATCAGGACGAGATCACCCACTATCTGCTGGGCGGTGTCGTCGCCGGCGACTACCCGGACGGCAAGCGCAAGGACATCGTGGCGGATTCGCTGCAGGGCCGCTACCCGATCGGCGATCTGATGCCGCGGCGCTTTACCGCCTCGGTGCAGTCACTCACCGCAACGTTGGTGTCGCTGGACCGGCGCTTTCTGGAGAAGGTCATCACCTTCGACCAGCTCACCCGCAGCGCCGACTTCAAGCTGCTGGACAAGCATCCTGACGGCAATCGCTGGATCTTCCGCCTGCTGCAGAACAATGCCATGCGCCGGGTGCCAGCCGGCAATCTGGAACGACTGTTCTCGCGCTTCGAGGAACTGAGTGTGAGCGAGAACCAGACCATCATTCGCGAAGGCGATGACGGCGATTACTTCTATGTGATCAAGGACGGCGCTGCCAGCGTGCTGCAGTCCGGCGATGGTGATCCGGCGGTGGTGGCCTATCTGGTACGCGGCGACAGCTTCGGCGAAGACGCGCTGCTCTCCAACAGCGTGCGCAATGCCTCGGTGACCATGATGAAGCCGGGCAAGCTGATGCGCCTGAAGAAGAGCGACTTCAGCGAGCTGTTGAAGCAACCCACGGTGGAATGGCTGACCCCCGGCAAGGCCTCGATCCTGGTGCGCCAGGGCGCCGGCGTGGTCGATGTGCGCCTACCCGAGGAATTCAGCGAGCGCGCGATCAAGGGTGCGATCAACATGCCCTTGTACCGACTGCGTGAGTACGCTGTGGACCTGGACCGCGGGCGCTCGTATCTGTGCTACTGCAACACCGGCGAGCGCAGCGCCGCTGCTGCCTTCATCCTGACCAAGCTCGGATTCGAGGCCTACGCCCTGGCCGGTGGCCTGTCCGGCATGGTCAAGCAGATGGACAAGAAGTAG
- a CDS encoding transglutaminase family protein: protein MQLSIHHSTLYRYDEAAHRVFQALRLWPIPGSGQVIRFWRVDIDGVRLEPTCVDGFGNPAATHVIDRLVDSIRITVRAEVQTQDRSGVLGASTEPLPPAYFMNSTPLTAPDVALQELAATCRDEGDGEVALIHRLCTAVSERIDYQPHSTHVATSAAEALSAGAGVCQDHAHVLISCARVLGFPARYISGYLCAGAGLAAASHAWAEVWITDLGWVGFDPANRVCPDDRYVRVAVGRDYNDAAPVRGVRHGGLAETLEVSVQVGDGSQ, encoded by the coding sequence ATGCAACTGTCGATACACCACAGCACCCTCTATCGCTACGACGAGGCCGCGCATCGGGTCTTCCAGGCACTGCGGCTCTGGCCCATTCCCGGCAGCGGCCAGGTGATCCGCTTCTGGCGGGTGGACATCGACGGGGTGCGGCTGGAGCCTACCTGTGTCGATGGCTTTGGCAATCCAGCGGCCACCCATGTGATCGATCGGCTTGTCGATTCGATCAGGATCACGGTCCGCGCCGAGGTGCAGACCCAGGATCGCAGCGGTGTGCTCGGTGCAAGCACAGAGCCGCTGCCGCCGGCGTACTTCATGAACTCCACACCCTTGACCGCGCCGGATGTGGCCCTGCAGGAACTTGCCGCCACCTGCCGCGACGAAGGCGACGGTGAGGTTGCCCTGATTCACCGGCTGTGTACCGCGGTCAGTGAGCGCATCGATTACCAGCCCCATAGCACCCATGTCGCCACCTCCGCCGCTGAGGCCCTCAGCGCCGGCGCCGGCGTCTGCCAGGATCACGCCCATGTGCTGATCAGTTGCGCCCGCGTGCTGGGCTTCCCGGCCCGGTATATCAGCGGCTACCTGTGCGCTGGCGCCGGCCTGGCCGCCGCCAGTCACGCCTGGGCGGAAGTCTGGATCACCGATCTGGGGTGGGTGGGCTTTGATCCGGCCAACCGCGTCTGTCCAGACGATCGCTATGTGCGCGTCGCTGTCGGCCGCGACTACAACGACGCCGCCCCCGTGCGCGGCGTCCGCCACGGCGGTCTGGCCGAGACCCTGGAAGTGTCGGTGCAGGTGGGCGACGGTTCGCAGTAG